GCTGTAGGACTGTCGGTAAGTGCGAATCGCCCCGATGGCTCCAGTGAAGTTACTCTCACGCCAGAGAGTGTTAGCTCCGCGCGCGATGCTAAGCCGGAAAAGCTGAGGCGCGCGCTAGCGGGCGACCTCGACAACATTGTGCTGAAATCGCTGCACAAGGAACCCCGGCGGCGGTATGCCTCAGTCGAGCAACTCTCCGAAGACATTCGCCGCTATATGGAGGGCCTGCCCGTCGGCGCCCGGCCTGACACGCTGCTCTATCGTGCTGGAAAATTCGTCAATCGGAACCGAGTCCCGGTGGCTGCCGCCGCGTTGCTGCTGTTCTCATTATGCGGCGGCCTGGCGGCAACCCTTTGGGAGGCGCACATCGCTCGAGTGGAGCGGGCTAAAGCGGAACGGAGATTCAACGACGTGCGTGAAGTGGCCAATTCCTTGATGTTTGACATTCATGACTCCATCAAAGACTTACCCGGTTCGACGCCCGCGCGAAAACTGCTTGTCGACCGCTCATTGCGATACCTGGACAACCTGTCGCGAGAGGCGAGCGGCGACGCCTCGCTACAGCGGGAATTGGCGGCTGCTTATGAAAAGGTCGGGGATGTCGAGGGAAGTCCTTACTTCGCCAATTTGGGCGACACTGCAGCGGCGTTGGCCAGCTATGGCAAAGCGGCCCTGATTTTGGGAACGCTGTCGAGGAGCGCACCAAAAGACGTTTCACTGAAGTGGGATCTATATTCCAACTATCTAGCAACCGCTGCGTGCCTCAGTGCAAGGCACGACTTTCCAGAGGCGTTGGCGAGTGTGCGCAAAGCCCTGAGGATTTCTGAGAGCCTCCTCTCGAAATCCAGCGACGCCAGCACGCAAGACCGAGCCGCGGATGCTTATAACTATCTTGCTTGGTTACTGAGAGCGACCGGCGATCTTCCTGGTTCGTTGCAGAGCTTTCGGCGCGCCGCTGCGATTCGAGCATCTGCTCAACCCACCAAGGGGTCTCAGAGCACATCCCTGCGCACGCACCTTGCGCGTGACTATTCTGGCGCCGCAATGGTGTTGGCTTCGCAAGGCCAACTTGGAGCCTCGATTGAGGCACTACGGCAGGCCACGAAACTGCTCGAGGATCTGTCGGCAGAGGACCCGACGAACGCAGCGATTCGAGGCCTCCTCGCGGATTCGTACCAGTTTCTTGGCTCTGACCTCAAGGATAGCGGTGACTTGCCACGTGGTCTGCAGTATCTCCGCAAGGCGCTGGCAATTTATCAGACGTTGTCGCAGGCGGATCCTCAAGACGCATGGCTCCCTTACCGTCTTGGTTATGTAGACATAAGCATTAGCGATCTATTATTTAAGAATGGAAACGCAGAGGAGGGTCTCAGGATCTTGCGCGAATCCCTATCTATTTTCCAAAGGCTTGTGCAGATCCATCCTGATAATAGTGACAACCGCGAAGGCCTGTCTGATTCGTATACAGGCTTCGGCGCGGAGTATCGGCGTATGGCGGCTCGGCCCAATTCCTCGAAATCCAAGCGACTGGAGGATTGGCGAGCAGCACGAACGAATTACGAAAAGAGCCTCGATGTTTTAGTGGGCCTGCGAGATCGGGGAGCACTCAGCGCGGAGTTTACACAAAAGATGGCCGATATCAAGCAGGACATTGCCGTCTGCGATGCCGCGATCATTGGACATCAAGGCATCGAGAAAGTCAGAAATCGCGCCAATCGATGACCTTGTCGGCATTTATTCGACCAAATGCTCATTTGAGACCAAGAGCCGAAATGCGGCTTGAGTAATCTGCTACTCCTTCTTCATGGTGTGGAAGAGCCACGCCCGTGCTCCCGCCCATTGGCGTTGCACGGTCGCCGTAGATACGCCCAAAACTTCCGCGGCTTCTGCATTCGAAAGGCCGCCGAAAAATCTCATCTCCACAATACGGCTGCGTATCGGATCGATTTTTTCGAGTTCCAGGAGTGCGTCATCCAGGGCGATGAGGTTCACGTCGCGAACTTTAGCGCCAATGCTCGACTCGTCGAGTTCGAGCGCAATCTCTGCTCCGCCTCTTTTGGCCGCAGCCTTGCCTTTCGCGTGATCCAAAAGAATTCGCCGCATAATCTGTGAAGCAATGCCCATAAAGTGTGCTCGGCTTTGCCAACTAACCTTTTGGTCGATTAGACGAAGGTAGGCCTCGTGCACAAGCGCTGTGCTCTGAAGAGTATGCCCGGGCCGCTCCCTGCGAAGATAGGACGCAGAAAGACGCCGCATTTCGGAGTAGACGATGGGAAAGAGCGCGTCGACTGCGCCCTGCTTGCCTGCTGATGCATCCAGCAACAGCTGCGTAATGGATCCATCAACCATCGTTTTTCTGCACGAGGGCCATCCAGAATATCAAAACTATAGTCCACTCCAACTCGGAGTCAAACTAGATCTATTGGTCGTAGCGTTATCGGATCAGGCCAGTGGTACGGTGGTAAGGGAAACGGGAAGATGCTGTGTTGGTTCAGCGTGAAATGGAGAGAGGGCGCTCTCCGTTAGTGAGTATTCCTCCCTTCGGGAGCAGAAATCATGGAGACGAGCCCAATGTGTACATCGCTACAAGCGATTCGGGAGCAGGGCTTACGCATGGCACAATCGCGGGTATGCTGCGAGATTTAATCTTGGGTGGTGATAACGCTTGGACGAGTCTGTATGATCCGTCGGGAAAGAGTCTTCGTGCGGCTCTGACCTTCGCGGAAGACGTTGATCATCGATGACTTGGGCATGCGGAAGCTGCCCCTGTCCGGGGCCGGATTTTCTGGAAATCGTAATGCTGCTACCAGCGGGTCAGTACCCTGGTGACCAGCAATCGTCCAATCGGCGACTGGGGCAAGCTGTTGGGCGACGCCGCGGCGCTGACCGCCATGCTGGATCGCCTCTTTCACCACGGCCATGTTCTCAAGTGTGGTCCCCGCAGTTGGCGAACCAAGGTCGGAGCCAGAACACGGCCTCACTGATCTCACCTCGGCAGGGAGTTGGCCAATGAGCGCTTTCCAGAGCGAAGCAAAAAGGAGCCGGGCAAAACCCGCGCGGCGACTTCGCGTTCTAGGATCTCGGGCCTCTGCTCTGAGACTTCACCAAAAAAATCTGCACCCAAGCGAAACCCTCTGCCTCGACAAGCCGACCCGGCTTACGCGCAGAGGTTTCGGGGTGCCGATTTCTTCGGAGCCAGCTCCGTCGCATGGGCCCTGGATCGTTGTACCGGGCGCGACCCGATACGCTGAGCCCTCACCATAGCGTGACCGACTTACCGCCCTGCTACCGGAACACGCGAACACAAATTTCGTTGAAGGAACGGACTTGCCCAATCTATGCTCGGCAGGTAAAACAACGTTGGATACGGTAAATCTCGCACGAAATGAATCACTCGATCTCATAATGGATTTCACGGATCCGATCATCCGCGGCGTCTCGGTATTCCACTGTCACCTCCTGAAGCATGAGGACAAAGGAATGATGGCCAAATTTCTTTTTGAATGACTCACTGGGCCGAAGATGAATCGACCGGAGGCCGCACTTGGATGCATGCAGTGTGAGGGGACGCCTCTGACGATTGCATCCAAGGAGACAATCCAGCATGAAGGTCATTGCCTGGAACAAGAACCTGATCTAGTGCCGCAGCAGAGGCGGGGCTCGTCTCGTTTCCGAAAGAAGACCAACGCAAATGTCGGATATTCAGCCGACTACCATATGGATCAGGAGGTTTTGTTGGAGCGCGAGATTCCAAGTTTCCGCATGCGGCCATATAAGGTAGTGCGCTTGATTCCCAAGCGAGCTGCGGCCCCGTTCGGACCCATGATTACGCCGTGTGTCTGCCGAAGTGTCCTGCAAATGTGCTCACGATTCAAATCCTCAAGAGTGATGGCCTGTTCCGAGTTACCCGGTGCAACCGGTCTCAATCTTGCAAGAGGGGAACAGAGAGTATGGCCGCGTGTCAGGATCACGCTGCACTCAACGAAGTTCTGCAACTCTCGGATGTTTCCTGGCCAGGAATGCGAGGTAAGAGAATCCATAACCTCCTCGGGAATCCTGTCGATCGTTTTCTGCATTCGTGCGGCATATTTAGCTACAAAGTGTGTCACCAGCAAAGGGATGTCTAGTGGGCGGTCCCGGAGCGGTGGCACCGATATTGGAAACACGTTGAGGCGGTAGTAGAGATCGCTGCGAAACCGCTTTTCTGAAATCAGCCTACCCAGATCCCCATTAGTTGCCGCCACCAGGCGCACGTTTACGCGCTGCGTCTGCGTACTGCCCAACCTCTCGAACTCTCCCGCTTGCAGTACGCGCAACAGTTTCGGTTGCAGTTCTAGCGGGATATCACCGATCTCGTCGAGAAAAAGTGTGCCCCTGTGAGCAGCCTCGAAGCGACCGATCTTTCGTGCTACGGCGCCGGTAAAAGCCCCCTTTTCATGACCGAAGAGTTCACTCTCCAGAAGTCCCACCGGAATCGCGGTGCAGTTCAGCTTTACCAAGGCCCGATCTCGGCGGTTACTGCAAGCATGAATGGCGCTCGCGATGACTTCCTTGCCTGTTCCGGTTTCGCCTTCGATGAGAACCGTGGAGTCCGTGGGCGCCACCGTGCGAACTAGATCCAGCGTTTCCATCAGAGCCGTGCTGCACCCCACGATTCCTTCAAATTCCTGCTGCTTCGAGAGGTTTTCGTTGGCAAGGGTCACGCTTCCGAAGCTTTGTGCGTCCGGAAAAGCAATATGTGGACTTCCCATACTTCATCCTCCTACGCCTTCTCTACATTTGGCCGGTTGCGTCGGTCTCGGTGGACTTCGCGATCAAACAGCGGCCACGGTGATCGCGAGTCATGCGAATTGTTTTGGAATAAGAACCATGTCTTTGGCCTCAAGGTTTCACAGTCCTGACGATGATTCGGGCCGCTCAGTACCCATCGAGAGTACCGGGCGAACCAGGGCGCTGACTCGGACGTTGAATACCAAGCCTCCTCATCCTGTCAATCAGGGTCGTCCGCTTCAGTCCGAGCTGTGTAGCCGCTCCCTTTGATCCGCCGATGACCCATCCAGTCGCGCCTAACGTCGCAAGGATGAGGGCGCGCTCGGAGTCTCTGAGTGTTTTTGGCACGTGAAGATTAGGGTTTGTG
The sequence above is a segment of the Terriglobales bacterium genome. Coding sequences within it:
- a CDS encoding protein kinase produces the protein MSFDTKTALEIVDKALEISPAERPAYLDSVCQDSSLRQYVESLLGSYRQADDFLREPALITHASVLEPGPVDPWLGRRLGPYQLIEEIGQGGMGAVYRAVRADDQYQKQVAIKLVRTGFETRFARARFRSERQILATLEHPNIARLLDGGTTDNGSPYFVMELVEGIQIHQYCDAHKLSITERLRLFRTVCSAIQYAHQSLVVHRDLKPANILVTSGGVPKLLDFGIAKILDANAFAGEVEPTIEFSRMLTPEYASPEQVRGEAISTASDIYSLGVVLYLLLTGHRPYKVDGISTEAMRQAVCETEPARPSEAVGLSVSANRPDGSSEVTLTPESVSSARDAKPEKLRRALAGDLDNIVLKSLHKEPRRRYASVEQLSEDIRRYMEGLPVGARPDTLLYRAGKFVNRNRVPVAAAALLLFSLCGGLAATLWEAHIARVERAKAERRFNDVREVANSLMFDIHDSIKDLPGSTPARKLLVDRSLRYLDNLSREASGDASLQRELAAAYEKVGDVEGSPYFANLGDTAAALASYGKAALILGTLSRSAPKDVSLKWDLYSNYLATAACLSARHDFPEALASVRKALRISESLLSKSSDASTQDRAADAYNYLAWLLRATGDLPGSLQSFRRAAAIRASAQPTKGSQSTSLRTHLARDYSGAAMVLASQGQLGASIEALRQATKLLEDLSAEDPTNAAIRGLLADSYQFLGSDLKDSGDLPRGLQYLRKALAIYQTLSQADPQDAWLPYRLGYVDISISDLLFKNGNAEEGLRILRESLSIFQRLVQIHPDNSDNREGLSDSYTGFGAEYRRMAARPNSSKSKRLEDWRAARTNYEKSLDVLVGLRDRGALSAEFTQKMADIKQDIAVCDAAIIGHQGIEKVRNRANR
- a CDS encoding sigma-70 family RNA polymerase sigma factor, whose product is MVDGSITQLLLDASAGKQGAVDALFPIVYSEMRRLSASYLRRERPGHTLQSTALVHEAYLRLIDQKVSWQSRAHFMGIASQIMRRILLDHAKGKAAAKRGGAEIALELDESSIGAKVRDVNLIALDDALLELEKIDPIRSRIVEMRFFGGLSNAEAAEVLGVSTATVQRQWAGARAWLFHTMKKE
- a CDS encoding sigma 54-interacting transcriptional regulator, yielding MGSPHIAFPDAQSFGSVTLANENLSKQQEFEGIVGCSTALMETLDLVRTVAPTDSTVLIEGETGTGKEVIASAIHACSNRRDRALVKLNCTAIPVGLLESELFGHEKGAFTGAVARKIGRFEAAHRGTLFLDEIGDIPLELQPKLLRVLQAGEFERLGSTQTQRVNVRLVAATNGDLGRLISEKRFRSDLYYRLNVFPISVPPLRDRPLDIPLLVTHFVAKYAARMQKTIDRIPEEVMDSLTSHSWPGNIRELQNFVECSVILTRGHTLCSPLARLRPVAPGNSEQAITLEDLNREHICRTLRQTHGVIMGPNGAAARLGIKRTTLYGRMRKLGISRSNKTS